A region from the Triticum urartu cultivar G1812 chromosome 1, Tu2.1, whole genome shotgun sequence genome encodes:
- the LOC125532090 gene encoding uncharacterized protein LOC125532090, giving the protein MDPLFRRAGPIIALKRPSLSIEPQVHVRKLKHELEPHARKLGFYPTAEGVPEGDRAAENASRSRFDSQEAQIAEEPCEVLRFFLGPHGVPLGWQQEVRHQHHRDPLEGQHHGRCSMTRSSSSPRGGASSSRLPLELDGVSSQPAMWLAVAVDASYPYIRIRVLVLT; this is encoded by the exons ATGGACCCATTATTTCGGCGAGCCGGTCCTATTATTGCACTGAAGAGGCCATCTCTTAGCATTGAACCACAAGTTCATGTTCGCAAGCTGAAACATGAACTTGAACCACATGCTCGCAAGCTCGGTTTTTATCCGACGGCCGAGGGCGTTCCGGAGGGGGATCGGGCGGCCGAAAATGCATCAAGGAGCCGATTCGACAGCCAGGAGGCTCAAATCGCTGAGGAGCCGTGTGAGGTGCTTCGATTCTTCCTCGGTCCACATG GGGTGCCACTTGGCTGGCAGCAGGAAGTACGCCATCAACATCATCGAGATCCGCTTGAAGGACAACACCATGGAAGATGCTCAATGACCAGATCGTCGTCCTCTCCGAGAGGAGGGGCCAGCTCAAGCAG GTTGCCGCTGGAACTAGATGGGGTCTCCAGCCAGCCTGCCATGTGGCTTGCAGTAGCGGTTGATGCAAGTTATCCTTACATACGTATAAGGGTCTTAGTACTTACTTAG
- the LOC125532084 gene encoding uncharacterized protein LOC125532084, with protein MESTTALKTITLGQQSCKVFGRLLRLWDAINMKSKFADPLISIDGVLLDEDGNMAQISVPKKFHRQFRPLLTEGHVYIFNDIAAVDIKNKTHIYHHQNYMLQFKHSTKVHRLESRGTNIPKFSFNFCPFDNLSEKDTFAKPLQDIIGVISHIGPFDYASQTSTNKLRKIKIRNLDEQTQEIRLWGHHGETFDEEAVLKKSQEGIVVGIFAGLTAGSFLGTLHASSTSATKVYIDLDTSEVKNYQTSYKWESPALRQQLPQVMHLSPIQAAGKMYTLQQISDMPNSNFQEGATYSTIAKVKSTVPSTNWYYKGCKHCDRGYNNNSDTPTCLCTNSSPKPLYKLPITLTDDSGDLDVIAFSKIAEELVERDAIQASQNMKVDTAEHVTALDNAIGKTRLFYIGMKVDLVSRFPISYVIKKSFPVDNAQMLPSTKSTPSKELVNSPSSPKSIQSPGSLTQVHLGNTIPPPCQSATMDTDKNINRYSSAKRSIEFTEDGATNKEGQQQEHQQEHLQDTQVHLQVVKKHKQDIADNNVKMNNYEGQEDNSNKNT; from the exons ATGGAATCCACTACAGCCCTTAAAACCATCACTCTTGGTCAACAGAGTTGTAAGGTATTTGGACGACTCTTGCGCCTATGGGATGCAATAAACATGAAATCCAAGTTTGCGGATCCTCTCATCAGCATTGATGGTGTCCTTTTAGATGAAGAT GGCAATATGGCGCAGATCAGTGTACCCAAAAAATTTCATAGACAATTCCGCCCCTTACTCACAGAAGGACATGTCTACATCTTCAATGATATTGCAGCTGTTGATATAAAAAACAAAACCCATATATACCACCACCAAAACTATATGTTGCAATTCAAGCACAGCACTAAGGTTCACCGACTTGAGAGCAGAGGAACAAATATACCAAAGTTTTCCTTCAATTTTTGTCCATTTGATAATCTATCAGAAAAAGATACTTTTgcaaaaccacttcaag ATATAATAGGAGTCATTAGCCACATTGGGCCATTTGATTATGCAAGTCAGACATCTACAAATAAACTCAGGAAAATCAAAATTCGAAACCTAGA TGAACAGACACAAGAAATACGTCTTTGGGGCCACCATGGTGAAACATTTGATGAAGAAGCAGTACTCAAAAAATCACAAGAAGGCATTGTAGTTGGCATTTTTGCGGGTCTCACAGCTGGGAGCTTTCTAG GTACCCTGCATGCATCATCAACCTCTGCAACAAAAGTTTACATTGACTTGGATACATCTGAAGTTAAAAACTACCAAACCAG CTATAAATGGGAATCTCCAGCTCTGCGACAGCAACTACCTCAGGTTATGCATTTATCTCCTATTCAAGCAGCAGGGAAAATGTACACACTTCAACAAATATCAGATATGCCGAACTCAAATTTTCAG gaaGGAGCTACCTATAGCACCATTGCAAAAGTTAAATCTACTGTACCTTCAACTAATTGGTACTACAAAGGATGCAAACATTGTGACAGAGGATACAACAACAATTCAGATACTCCAACATGCCTTTGCACAAATTCATCTCCAAAGCCATT GTACAAGCTACCAATTACACTTACAGATGACTCAGGAGATTTAGATGTCATTGCTTTCTCTAAAATTGCTGAAGAACTGGTTGAGCGAGATGCCATCCAAGCTTCTCAAAACATGAAAGTTGATACCGCGGAACATGTGACCGCACTAGATAATGCCATTGGGAAAACCAGATTGTTCTACATAGGAATGAAGGTTGATTTAGTATCCAGATTCCCCATAAGTTATGTCATAAAGAAAAGCTTCCCAGTTGACAATGCACAAATGCTTCCCTCCACAAAG TCAACTCCAAGCAAAGAACTGGTGAACAGTCCATCATCACCAAAGAGCATCCAGAG TCCGGGGAGCCTAACACAAGTCCACTTGGGCAATACTATTCCTCCCCCTTGCCAATCTGCAACTATGGACACCGACAAAAACATAAATAG GTACTCTTCAGCGAAAAGAAGCATCGAATTTACAGAAGATGGAGCCACCAACAAAGAGGG TCAACAACAGGAACATCAACAGGAACATCTTCAGGATACACAAGTGCATCTCCAGGTTGTCAAAAAGCATAAGCAAGA CATTGCAGATAACAATGTGAAAATGAACAACTATGAAGGACAAGAGGATAACAGTAATAAAAACACATAG